One segment of Solidesulfovibrio sp. DNA contains the following:
- a CDS encoding molybdopterin dinucleotide binding domain-containing protein, which translates to MSQLTGALITVRTAKQGAEMENGKTNEKYLAEIATLRLCPDDLAALGLAAGQGALVASAHGRIEVTCRPAEGPRGLFFLPLGEVANRLFSAADTNGTGVPRWKYLEVTVSPCQAPAVDGEPEGGDRPCCAS; encoded by the coding sequence GTGTCGCAATTGACCGGAGCGCTCATCACCGTCCGGACCGCCAAGCAGGGGGCCGAGATGGAAAACGGCAAGACCAACGAGAAATACCTGGCCGAGATCGCCACCTTGCGCCTGTGCCCGGACGACCTGGCCGCCCTTGGCCTGGCGGCGGGCCAGGGGGCGCTGGTCGCCAGCGCCCATGGCCGCATCGAGGTCACCTGCCGGCCGGCCGAGGGGCCGCGCGGCCTGTTCTTCCTGCCGCTGGGGGAAGTGGCCAACCGGCTTTTCAGCGCCGCCGACACCAACGGAACCGGCGTGCCGCGCTGGAAATACCTGGAGGTGACCGTGTCGCCCTGCCAGGCCCCGGCCGTGGACGGCGAACCCGAGGGAGGCGATCGCCCATGCTGCGCATCATAA
- a CDS encoding triphosphoribosyl-dephospho-CoA synthase — MTAAGRDWIGWAAQLACLFEVLAEKPGNVTRSKDCARLTLGHFLVSAAAVGPAFRPEAGSRVGDIIARAAGDTKRLAGVNTNIGIVLLLSPLVKAASLDHPEGLRAALAQVLLDLDVRDAQLAFRAILAAAPQGLDTVEKGDVRTTPIDYTLRAAMAMARDRDSLAREYVTDFAITFEVGLPCLTALWASGSRLSEAVVQTFLTILAQIPDTDIARKLDRQAAVRVCGQATEVLSHGGVYTEAGRRAIARFDEVLRDADRRYNPGTTADLVAATLFCFLVTEAHPDMVPDLLARW; from the coding sequence ATGACGGCGGCAGGTCGCGACTGGATCGGCTGGGCGGCGCAGCTGGCCTGCCTCTTCGAGGTGCTGGCCGAGAAACCCGGCAACGTGACCCGCTCCAAGGACTGCGCCCGGCTTACCCTCGGCCATTTCCTGGTCAGCGCCGCCGCCGTGGGCCCGGCCTTTCGCCCCGAGGCCGGCTCCCGGGTCGGCGACATCATCGCGCGCGCCGCGGGCGACACCAAGCGCCTGGCCGGCGTCAACACCAACATCGGCATCGTGCTGCTGCTTTCCCCGCTGGTCAAGGCGGCGTCCCTCGACCACCCCGAAGGGCTGCGCGCGGCCCTGGCGCAGGTGCTGCTCGACCTCGACGTGCGCGACGCCCAGTTGGCCTTCCGGGCCATCCTGGCGGCCGCGCCCCAGGGCCTGGACACGGTGGAGAAAGGCGACGTGCGCACCACGCCCATCGACTACACCCTGCGCGCGGCCATGGCCATGGCCCGGGACCGCGACAGCCTGGCCCGCGAATACGTCACGGATTTCGCCATCACCTTCGAGGTCGGGCTTCCCTGCCTGACGGCGCTGTGGGCCTCGGGGAGCCGGCTTTCCGAGGCCGTGGTCCAGACCTTCCTGACCATCCTGGCCCAGATTCCGGACACGGACATCGCCCGCAAGCTCGACCGCCAGGCGGCCGTGCGCGTCTGCGGCCAGGCGACCGAGGTCCTGTCGCACGGCGGCGTGTATACCGAGGCCGGCCGCCGGGCCATCGCCCGGTTCGACGAGGTCCTTCGCGACGCCGACCGCCGCTACAACCCGGGCACCACGGCCGACCTCGTCGCCGCCACGCTGTTTTGCTTCCTCGTCACCGAGGCCCATCCGGACATGGTGCCGGACCTGCTGGCCCGCTGGTAG